A window of the Fundidesulfovibrio magnetotacticus genome harbors these coding sequences:
- the phnX gene encoding phosphonoacetaldehyde hydrolase, which yields MAINPLKYVKAVVLDWAGTVVDHGCIGPVAVFVEVFKRHGVDVTVAHARKPMGLMKKDHVRSMTRDPEVAALWRAAHGRDPDEADVDAMYLLTEPLMVECIARHADIIPGALDAVAAFRAMGLKVGSTTGYTRPMMDVMTVEAAKKGYVPDTMVCSSDTPAGRPTPFMCYQAALNLGVFPFWEMVKIGDTESDVAEGKNAGMWTIGLSTSGNEMGLTEAELAALDPAEKAARQEAVTKRLLAVGAHYVVPSLADCPPLLAEIDARLARGERPSCKA from the coding sequence ATGGCGATCAATCCCCTGAAGTACGTCAAGGCCGTCGTGCTGGACTGGGCCGGAACCGTGGTGGACCACGGCTGCATCGGCCCGGTGGCCGTGTTCGTGGAAGTGTTCAAGCGCCACGGCGTGGACGTCACCGTGGCCCACGCCCGCAAGCCCATGGGCCTGATGAAGAAGGACCACGTGCGCTCCATGACCCGGGACCCTGAAGTGGCCGCACTCTGGCGCGCCGCCCACGGCCGCGACCCCGACGAGGCCGACGTGGACGCCATGTACCTGCTCACCGAGCCCCTCATGGTGGAATGCATCGCCCGCCATGCCGACATCATCCCGGGCGCGCTGGACGCCGTGGCCGCCTTCCGCGCCATGGGGCTCAAGGTGGGCTCCACCACGGGCTACACCCGCCCCATGATGGACGTGATGACCGTGGAGGCCGCGAAAAAGGGCTACGTTCCAGACACCATGGTCTGCTCCTCGGACACGCCCGCCGGACGCCCCACCCCCTTCATGTGCTACCAGGCCGCCCTGAACCTCGGGGTCTTCCCCTTCTGGGAGATGGTCAAGATCGGCGACACCGAGTCCGACGTGGCCGAGGGCAAGAACGCCGGCATGTGGACCATCGGGCTCTCCACCAGCGGCAACGAGATGGGCCTGACCGAGGCCGAGCTGGCCGCCCTGGACCCGGCCGAAAAGGCCGCGCGCCAGGAGGCCGTGACCAAGCGGCTCCTGGCGGTCGGCGCGCATTACGTGGTCCCCTCCCTGGCCGATTGCCCGCCCCTGCTGGCCGAGATCGACGCCCGCCTCGCCCGAGGCGAACGCCCCAGCTGCAAGGCTTGA
- the pbfA gene encoding (R)-1-hydroxy-2-aminoethylphosphonate ammonia-lyase: MEPPLPAAPPPGEGDVNTSERRAAWRAGLSEAARALLDRDERVFLRQSLSTPCLDALSGCEGSTLTTLDGRTLLDFHGNSLHQAGHAHPAVLEAIRRQLDDMAFCPRRFTNEPAVRLAEALVERAPGKLGKLLFAPGGTLAVGMALKIARVATGRFKTVSMWDSFHGASLDACSVGGEALFRSGIGPLLPGTAHVPPPDPYRCVLAPGDGGCESCGLACARYLDYVLEKEGDVAAVIAEPLRCTTVNVPPPGYWPAVRAACDRHGALLILDETATCLGRTGRLFACEHFGADPDILVLGKGLGGGVMPLAAVLADPALDRAGHLALGHYTHEKNPTACAAGLAMLEVIESEGLVARSRRLGEMALARLEGMARRFPLVGQVRGLGLSLAVELVTDRATRAKASDQADAALYRCLERGLSFKTSHGNVLTLTPPLTIAETDLDRALDIVEDALARVS, encoded by the coding sequence ATGGAACCACCCCTTCCGGCCGCCCCCCCGCCGGGCGAGGGCGACGTGAACACCTCGGAAAGGCGCGCCGCCTGGCGGGCGGGCCTTTCCGAGGCCGCCCGGGCGCTCCTGGACCGCGATGAGCGCGTGTTCCTCAGGCAGTCGCTCTCCACCCCGTGCCTGGACGCCCTCTCCGGCTGCGAAGGCTCCACGCTGACCACCCTGGACGGCCGGACCCTGCTGGACTTCCACGGCAACTCCCTGCACCAGGCCGGGCACGCCCATCCCGCCGTGCTGGAGGCCATCCGCCGCCAGCTGGACGACATGGCCTTCTGCCCGCGCCGCTTCACCAACGAACCAGCCGTGCGCCTGGCCGAGGCCCTGGTGGAGCGGGCCCCGGGGAAACTCGGCAAGCTCCTCTTCGCGCCGGGGGGCACGCTGGCCGTGGGCATGGCCCTGAAAATCGCGCGGGTGGCCACCGGGCGGTTCAAGACCGTCTCCATGTGGGACTCCTTCCACGGCGCGTCCCTGGACGCCTGCTCCGTGGGCGGCGAGGCCCTCTTCCGCTCCGGCATCGGCCCGCTCTTGCCCGGCACGGCCCACGTGCCCCCGCCCGACCCCTACCGCTGCGTGCTGGCCCCCGGGGACGGCGGCTGCGAAAGCTGCGGCCTGGCCTGCGCCCGCTACCTGGACTACGTGCTGGAAAAGGAAGGCGACGTGGCCGCCGTGATCGCGGAACCGCTGCGCTGCACCACGGTGAACGTGCCGCCCCCGGGCTACTGGCCCGCCGTGCGCGCGGCCTGCGACCGCCACGGGGCGCTGCTCATCCTGGACGAGACCGCCACCTGCCTGGGCCGCACCGGGCGGCTTTTCGCCTGCGAACACTTCGGGGCCGACCCCGACATCCTGGTGCTGGGCAAGGGCCTGGGGGGCGGTGTGATGCCCCTGGCCGCCGTGCTGGCCGATCCGGCCCTGGACAGGGCGGGGCATCTGGCCCTGGGGCACTACACCCACGAGAAGAACCCCACGGCCTGCGCCGCCGGACTGGCCATGCTGGAGGTCATCGAGTCAGAGGGCCTGGTCGCACGCTCCCGCCGCCTGGGGGAGATGGCCCTGGCCCGCCTCGAGGGCATGGCCCGGCGCTTCCCCCTGGTGGGGCAGGTCCGGGGCCTGGGGCTCTCCCTCGCCGTGGAGCTCGTCACGGACCGCGCCACCCGCGCCAAGGCCTCGGACCAGGCGGACGCCGCGCTCTACCGCTGTCTGGAACGCGGGCTGAGCTTCAAGACCAGCCACGGCAACGTGCTCACCCTCACGCCGCCGCTCACCATCGCCGAAACCGACCTGGACCGCGCCCTCGACATCGTGGAGGACGCCCTGGCCCGCGTCAGCTGA
- a CDS encoding 2-aminoethylphosphonate--pyruvate transaminase, which yields MDLSCYPDNPYILLTPGPLSTSKAVKAAMLRDWCTWDLDYNSIVQDLRARLCALACPGQAFTAVLMQGSGTFCVESCVGTLVPRDGALMVLANGAYGQRIGKIANVLGIPLVLEDFGETAPVDPARVEALLARHPEVTHVAVVHCETTTGMLNPIEAIGKAVKDAGRTYIVDAMSSFGGIPIDVDAIGADALISSANKCIQGVPGFGFVLVRREVIEACAGRARSLSLDLYDQWKGMEQGGGKWRFTSPTHVVRAFVAAMDELDAEGGVAKRFERYSTNQRVLVDGMEKLGFKTLLPRKWQSPIITSFISPDHPDYAFKTFYDKLKTKGFVVYPGKVTDAVDTFRIGNIGEVYPADIERLLDAVKESMYWQG from the coding sequence ATGGACCTCTCCTGCTATCCCGACAATCCCTACATCCTCCTCACGCCCGGGCCGCTTTCCACCTCCAAGGCCGTCAAGGCGGCCATGCTGCGCGACTGGTGCACCTGGGACCTGGACTACAACTCCATCGTCCAGGACCTGCGCGCCCGCCTCTGCGCCCTGGCCTGCCCGGGACAGGCCTTCACCGCCGTGCTCATGCAGGGCAGCGGCACCTTCTGCGTGGAGTCCTGCGTGGGCACGCTGGTCCCGCGCGACGGCGCGCTCATGGTGCTGGCCAACGGGGCCTACGGACAGCGCATCGGCAAGATCGCCAACGTCCTGGGCATCCCCCTGGTGCTCGAGGACTTCGGCGAGACCGCCCCGGTGGACCCCGCCCGCGTGGAGGCACTGCTGGCCCGGCACCCGGAAGTGACCCACGTGGCCGTGGTCCACTGCGAGACCACCACGGGCATGCTCAACCCCATCGAGGCCATCGGCAAGGCGGTCAAGGACGCGGGGCGCACCTACATCGTGGACGCCATGAGCAGCTTCGGGGGCATCCCCATCGACGTGGACGCCATCGGGGCCGACGCGCTCATCTCCAGCGCCAACAAGTGCATCCAGGGCGTGCCGGGCTTCGGCTTCGTGCTGGTGCGCCGCGAGGTGATCGAGGCCTGCGCGGGCCGGGCGCGCTCCTTGAGCCTGGACCTGTACGACCAGTGGAAGGGCATGGAGCAGGGCGGCGGCAAGTGGCGCTTCACCTCGCCCACCCACGTGGTGCGCGCCTTCGTGGCCGCCATGGACGAACTCGACGCCGAGGGGGGCGTGGCCAAGCGCTTCGAGCGCTATTCCACCAACCAGCGCGTCCTCGTGGACGGCATGGAGAAGCTGGGCTTCAAGACGCTCCTGCCGCGCAAGTGGCAGTCGCCCATCATCACCTCCTTCATAAGCCCCGACCACCCGGACTACGCCTTCAAGACGTTCTACGACAAGCTCAAGACGAAAGGCTTCGTGGTCTATCCCGGCAAGGTGACCGACGCGGTGGACACCTTCCGCATCGGCAACATCGGCGAGGTCTATCCTGCCGACATCGAGCGCCTGCTCGACGCGGTGAAAGAGTCCATGTACTGGCAGGGCTAG
- a CDS encoding ethanolamine ammonia-lyase subunit EutB yields the protein MRGITLGGRRHAFADLREVMAKATPHRSGDVLAGVAAASDEERAAARFVLSDTPLTDFLEEPLVPYEADEVTRLILDSHDKAAFEPVKNLSVGQLRELLLSDAADQGFLKALAPGLTPEMAAAASKIMRNQDLILASSRMANTAAFRSTVGLPGTLCARLQPNHPADDPRGVMASVIDGLALGSGDACIGINPATDNLPTVRLLLECLDEVRARYAIPTQTCVLTHITNTLRAMEAGAPVDLVFQSVGGTQGVNESFGVSLALLEEGRQAALSLNRGEIGRNVMYFETGQGSALSAGAHHGVDQQTLEARAYAVARAFDPLLVNTVVGFIGPEYLHDGGQIIRAGLEDLFCGKLLGLPMGVDVCYTNHAEADQDDMDVLLTLLGAAGCAYIMGVPGADDVMLGYQSTSFHDALYVRRLLNLRPAPEFERWLVSMGLFDASLRPRSLSVNDLPLELPR from the coding sequence ATGCGCGGGATCACTTTGGGAGGCCGCCGCCACGCCTTCGCGGACCTGCGCGAGGTGATGGCCAAGGCCACGCCGCACCGCTCGGGCGACGTCCTGGCGGGCGTCGCGGCCGCCAGCGACGAGGAGCGCGCCGCCGCGCGCTTCGTGCTGTCCGACACGCCCCTGACGGACTTCCTGGAAGAGCCCCTGGTGCCCTACGAGGCCGACGAGGTGACCCGGCTCATCCTGGACAGCCACGACAAGGCGGCCTTCGAGCCCGTGAAGAACCTGAGCGTGGGCCAGCTGCGCGAGCTGCTGCTCTCCGACGCGGCCGATCAGGGCTTCCTGAAGGCCCTCGCGCCCGGCCTCACCCCGGAGATGGCGGCCGCCGCCTCCAAGATCATGCGCAACCAGGACCTCATCCTGGCCAGCTCCCGCATGGCCAACACGGCGGCCTTCCGCTCCACCGTGGGGCTGCCCGGCACGCTCTGCGCCCGCCTCCAGCCCAACCACCCCGCCGACGACCCCCGGGGGGTGATGGCCTCGGTGATCGACGGCCTGGCGCTGGGCAGCGGCGACGCCTGCATCGGCATCAACCCGGCCACGGACAACCTGCCCACCGTGCGCCTGCTCCTGGAATGCCTGGACGAGGTGCGAGCCCGCTACGCCATCCCCACCCAGACCTGCGTGCTTACCCACATCACCAACACCCTCCGGGCCATGGAGGCCGGAGCCCCGGTGGATCTGGTGTTCCAGTCCGTGGGGGGGACCCAGGGCGTCAACGAGAGCTTCGGCGTGAGCCTGGCCCTGCTGGAGGAGGGCCGCCAGGCCGCGCTCTCCCTGAACCGGGGCGAGATCGGGCGCAACGTGATGTATTTCGAGACCGGACAGGGCAGCGCCCTCTCCGCCGGGGCGCACCACGGCGTGGACCAGCAGACCCTGGAGGCCAGGGCCTACGCCGTGGCGCGCGCCTTCGACCCGCTGCTGGTGAACACCGTGGTGGGCTTCATCGGCCCGGAATACCTCCACGACGGCGGCCAGATCATCCGCGCCGGGCTGGAGGACCTCTTCTGCGGCAAGCTCCTGGGCCTGCCCATGGGCGTGGACGTCTGCTACACCAACCACGCCGAGGCCGACCAGGACGACATGGACGTGCTGCTCACCCTGCTGGGCGCGGCAGGATGCGCCTACATCATGGGCGTCCCCGGTGCCGACGACGTGATGCTGGGCTACCAGTCCACCTCCTTCCACGACGCGCTGTACGTGCGCAGGCTCCTGAACCTCAGGCCCGCCCCGGAGTTCGAGCGCTGGCTCGTGTCCATGGGCCTGTTCGACGCCTCCCTGCGACCCAGGAGCCTCTCCGTGAACGATCTTCCCCTGGAGCTGCCGCGATGA
- the eutC gene encoding ethanolamine ammonia-lyase subunit EutC — protein MTAETPPPPARSGGDPAAPTSPLLGLRAFTMARVALGRAGVSLTTADHLRFTLDHARARDAVHAPLDLPALRCSLERLGLDQLALASRARDRREFLLRPDLGRLLDEESLALLASLPPGPKRPDLVLALSEGLSAVALERQALPFLERFLPLARSRGWAVAPLCHVAQGRVAVGDDVGEALGARAVAVLIGERPGLSSPDSMGVYLTYAPRRGLTDAARNCISNIRPDGLPHARAAMTLDHLLAKALALGFSGVDLKDDLALDGPAPRNALPGAGRALPPDAPGDATG, from the coding sequence ATGACCGCCGAAACGCCGCCCCCGCCCGCAAGGTCCGGCGGCGACCCCGCCGCGCCCACCTCGCCCCTTCTCGGATTGCGCGCCTTCACCATGGCCCGCGTGGCCCTGGGGCGCGCCGGTGTGAGCCTGACCACCGCAGACCATCTGCGCTTCACCCTGGACCACGCCCGGGCCCGCGACGCCGTGCACGCGCCCCTGGACCTCCCGGCCCTGCGCTGCTCCCTGGAGCGCCTGGGCCTGGACCAGCTGGCCCTGGCCAGCCGCGCGCGCGACCGCCGCGAGTTCCTCCTGCGCCCGGACCTGGGCAGGCTGCTGGACGAAGAGTCCCTGGCGCTGCTGGCAAGCCTGCCTCCCGGCCCGAAACGGCCCGATCTCGTGCTGGCCCTCTCCGAAGGGCTTTCGGCGGTGGCGCTGGAGCGCCAGGCCCTGCCCTTCCTGGAGCGCTTCCTGCCCCTGGCGCGCTCGCGGGGGTGGGCCGTGGCCCCGCTGTGCCACGTGGCGCAGGGACGCGTGGCCGTGGGCGACGACGTGGGCGAAGCCCTGGGAGCGCGGGCCGTGGCCGTGCTCATCGGCGAACGCCCCGGGCTCTCCTCGCCGGACTCCATGGGGGTCTACCTGACCTACGCGCCCCGTCGCGGACTCACCGACGCCGCCCGCAACTGCATTTCCAACATACGCCCCGACGGCCTCCCTCATGCCCGCGCCGCCATGACCCTGGACCACCTGCTGGCCAAGGCCTTGGCCCTGGGGTTCTCCGGCGTGGACCTCAAGGACGACCTGGCCCTGGACGGCCCTGCCCCGCGCAATGCCCTTCCCGGAGCCGGAAGGGCGCTTCCCCCGGACGCCCCTGGAGACGCCACCGGGTGA
- a CDS encoding EamA family transporter: MTGSVAGLVLLSAVLHVLWNTLVKTSGDKLSFAWLTNVLGMLFLGVPFAWLRMADPGFLGPEVLGWAAVSGVMQAFYVVLLFAAYDHADLSVVYPVCRGLAPLLVMLLAGRLTGDATGPLQAVGVALVAAGTAAVGAASRDKATGRLTWLGLALSVLTAFGTAGYSLADRRGMSLSPGPGAVEFLFVSYVVLCVLLTAYCAWRRPGLAGMFSQWKENRRGVLLVSALMTLSYVCIVAALGTGNVVLVTAGRNVGILLATLAGGLLLHERVSRGRAAGSVVIFAGLALLVLG; the protein is encoded by the coding sequence GTGACCGGTTCCGTCGCCGGGCTGGTGCTCCTTTCGGCGGTGCTCCATGTGCTGTGGAACACCCTGGTGAAGACCTCCGGGGACAAGCTCTCCTTCGCCTGGCTGACCAACGTGCTGGGCATGCTCTTCCTGGGCGTGCCCTTCGCGTGGCTGCGCATGGCGGATCCGGGCTTTCTGGGGCCGGAGGTTCTGGGCTGGGCGGCCGTGTCCGGCGTGATGCAGGCCTTCTACGTGGTCCTGCTTTTCGCGGCCTACGACCACGCGGACCTTTCGGTGGTCTATCCCGTGTGCCGGGGCCTGGCCCCCTTGCTGGTGATGCTCCTGGCCGGACGGCTCACGGGAGACGCCACGGGGCCGCTCCAGGCCGTCGGCGTGGCCCTGGTGGCGGCGGGCACCGCTGCCGTGGGCGCGGCCAGCCGCGACAAGGCCACGGGGCGGCTCACCTGGCTCGGCCTGGCGCTTTCGGTGCTCACGGCCTTCGGCACGGCGGGCTATTCCCTGGCGGACCGCCGGGGCATGAGCCTGTCGCCCGGCCCCGGCGCGGTGGAGTTCCTGTTCGTGTCCTACGTGGTGCTGTGCGTGCTGCTCACGGCGTATTGCGCGTGGAGGCGGCCCGGCCTTGCCGGAATGTTCTCCCAGTGGAAGGAGAACAGGCGGGGCGTGCTGCTGGTGTCCGCGCTGATGACGCTCTCCTACGTGTGCATCGTGGCGGCCCTGGGTACGGGCAACGTGGTGTTGGTAACGGCCGGACGCAACGTGGGCATCCTGCTCGCCACGCTGGCCGGTGGCCTGCTCCTGCACGAGCGCGTCTCGCGCGGGCGCGCAGCCGGGTCCGTCGTCATCTTCGCGGGGCTCGCCCTGCTGGTCCTGGGGTAG
- a CDS encoding hybrid sensor histidine kinase/response regulator, whose protein sequence is MNRRILYVDDEQEALDAFKVKYRRPFEIVTALGPEAGLEILRASAPFAVIVSDLRMPVTDGMAFLTAAGVLCPDSVRMMLTGCADLDSALKSINNGLVFRFLEKPCPGEMMVQALLDGLEEYARRVAVRLERRAESLLRHDLRGPLVGVSALSGMLLGDENLSPELSGLLEPIHQAGIKALTLLDAASALRRIEDGDYVSEPVAVDIPAALNKAIAEQGDLARAKALAFDISFAGDTWDATAVCDRLLLGCILRNLLKNACEASPHGGVVEVSLSRGQHLSVGIANLGEVPREARENFFEKFTSHGKRFGAGLGAYAARTMARAMGGDVFLDCSLPGRTSVLVMAPVSGGRSLPGRAEAQ, encoded by the coding sequence GTGAACAGGCGCATCCTCTACGTGGACGACGAGCAGGAGGCTCTGGACGCCTTCAAGGTCAAATACCGCAGGCCCTTCGAGATCGTCACCGCCCTCGGTCCCGAGGCGGGTCTGGAGATCCTGCGCGCCTCGGCGCCCTTCGCCGTGATCGTCTCCGACCTGCGCATGCCCGTCACCGACGGCATGGCCTTCCTGACGGCCGCGGGCGTCCTTTGCCCCGATTCGGTGCGCATGATGCTCACCGGCTGCGCGGACCTGGATTCGGCGCTGAAATCCATCAACAACGGGCTGGTGTTCCGCTTCCTGGAAAAGCCCTGCCCCGGCGAGATGATGGTGCAGGCCCTGCTCGACGGCCTGGAGGAGTACGCGCGCCGCGTGGCCGTGCGCCTGGAGCGCAGGGCCGAGTCGCTTCTGCGGCACGATCTGCGCGGCCCTCTGGTGGGCGTTTCGGCCCTTTCGGGGATGCTGCTGGGCGACGAGAACCTCTCGCCGGAGCTCTCCGGCCTGCTCGAACCCATCCACCAGGCCGGGATCAAGGCCCTCACCCTGCTCGACGCCGCGTCCGCCCTGCGGCGCATCGAGGACGGCGACTACGTGTCCGAACCGGTCGCCGTGGACATCCCGGCCGCCCTGAACAAGGCCATCGCCGAGCAGGGGGATCTGGCGCGGGCCAAGGCCCTGGCGTTCGACATCTCCTTCGCCGGGGACACCTGGGACGCAACGGCCGTTTGCGACCGGCTGCTGCTGGGCTGCATCCTGCGCAACCTGCTCAAGAACGCCTGCGAGGCCTCGCCTCACGGCGGCGTGGTGGAGGTGTCCCTCTCGCGCGGACAGCACCTGAGCGTGGGCATCGCCAACCTGGGCGAGGTCCCCCGGGAGGCGCGCGAGAACTTCTTCGAGAAATTCACAAGTCACGGCAAGCGGTTCGGCGCGGGCCTGGGGGCCTACGCCGCCCGGACCATGGCCCGGGCCATGGGCGGCGACGTGTTCCTGGACTGCTCGCTCCCGGGGCGCACGTCCGTGCTGGTGATGGCCCCCGTCTCCGGGGGGCGTTCCCTGCCGGGCCGAGCGGAGGCCCAATGA
- a CDS encoding response regulator: MKPKILFVDDEPNILDSLRLSLRPLRAKWDMTFALGGREALAVLERERHDVVVSDMRMPGLDGAQLLAEVQRRHPDVVRIILSGYSDEQSVLKTVKLAHQYLSKPCRPVDLIQAVDRALGLSGVLEPGALKSVVASLTSLPAVPSLYGRLVEILQDENTTLKEVGDIVSQDVAMCASILRLVNSAFFGLPTRVSSIHHAVNLLGGQTIRALVLGVNLFESMDAQRMPDFSVHGLWEHSLRTACFAKALAACEGAGNELGDEAFIAGVVHDMGKLPMACGLPGEYARALDLVRSEGLAVHEAERAVFGATHAEAGAYLMGLWGFDRGQIKAVLRHHDAAGLDQGAMSPALAVYAANALDHELVVLHQDYARKPLDDAQAHPGFERERIARWREACRAHLEQGCAP, encoded by the coding sequence ATGAAACCAAAGATCCTCTTCGTGGACGACGAGCCCAACATCCTGGACAGCCTGCGCCTGAGCCTGCGGCCCCTGCGCGCCAAATGGGACATGACCTTCGCCCTGGGCGGCCGCGAGGCCCTGGCCGTGCTGGAGCGCGAGCGCCACGACGTGGTGGTGAGCGACATGCGCATGCCCGGGCTCGACGGCGCGCAGCTCCTGGCGGAGGTGCAGCGCCGCCATCCCGACGTGGTGCGCATCATCCTCTCGGGCTATTCCGACGAACAGAGCGTGCTCAAGACCGTCAAGCTGGCCCACCAATACCTGAGCAAGCCCTGCCGCCCCGTGGACCTGATCCAGGCCGTGGACCGCGCCCTGGGCCTGAGCGGGGTGCTGGAGCCCGGGGCCCTCAAGTCCGTGGTGGCCAGCCTCACCAGCCTGCCCGCCGTGCCAAGCCTCTACGGACGCCTGGTGGAAATCCTCCAGGACGAGAACACCACCCTCAAGGAGGTGGGCGACATCGTCAGCCAGGACGTGGCCATGTGCGCCTCCATACTGCGCCTGGTGAATTCGGCCTTCTTTGGCCTGCCCACCCGCGTCTCCAGCATCCACCACGCCGTGAACCTGCTGGGCGGCCAGACCATCCGGGCGCTCGTTCTGGGAGTCAACCTCTTCGAGTCCATGGATGCGCAGCGCATGCCGGATTTCTCCGTGCACGGCCTCTGGGAGCACAGCCTCCGGACGGCCTGCTTCGCCAAGGCGCTCGCGGCCTGCGAGGGGGCGGGCAACGAACTGGGCGACGAAGCCTTCATCGCGGGTGTGGTGCACGACATGGGCAAGCTCCCCATGGCCTGCGGCCTGCCCGGCGAATACGCCCGCGCCCTTGACCTGGTGCGCTCCGAGGGGCTCGCGGTCCACGAGGCCGAGCGCGCGGTGTTCGGGGCCACGCATGCCGAGGCGGGGGCCTACCTCATGGGCCTGTGGGGCTTCGACCGCGGGCAGATCAAGGCCGTCCTGCGCCACCACGACGCGGCCGGGCTCGACCAGGGCGCCATGAGCCCCGCCCTGGCCGTCTACGCGGCCAACGCGCTGGACCACGAACTGGTGGTGCTGCATCAGGACTATGCACGCAAGCCCCTGGACGACGCCCAGGCCCATCCGGGATTCGAGCGCGAGCGGATCGCCAGGTGGCGTGAAGCGTGCCGGGCGCACCTGGAACAGGGGTGCGCGCCGTGA